In Marinibacterium anthonyi, the DNA window GCTGAACGAGGCCATCCACAAGTTCGGCCCGCCAGAGATAATGAATACAGATCAGGGATCCCAGTTCACCTCCTTTGCCTGGACGGATCGGCTCCGCCGGTCCAGCGTGCGCATATCGATGGATGGGAAAGGCCGGTTCCTCGACAACATCTTCATCGAGAGGCTGTGGCGCACCCTGAAATACGAGTGCGTCTACCTGCATGCCTGGGAGACCGGATCGGAGACGAAAGCGGCCATCCGGAAATGGATGAGCTTCTACAACAACCAGCGCCCGCATTCAGCCCTGGGCGGCCAGCCTCCGGCGCTGGTCTACTGGCAGAGAAATGATATCAACCAACCCGATCAGCAGGTGCAACGAGTAGCTTAATTTACGCCAGATCCTGTCCAATAGATGGGGAGTAGCTCACCGCGCTGCGCAAACTCCCGGCGAAGTTTGATATGAAACTCGGTGTCGCGCGCAAAACGCTTCAGGTCATCGAAGATGACCACGTAATTGCGGTCCTTCTCGGAATCGAGATAGGCGAGCATGGCGCGCATCGCGGGGCGCTTCATGAAGTCGCCGCCCCCGCTGATATCGTCGGGAAAGACCATTTCGACCGCGTAGCCGTGTTCTTGCGCGTAGGCGCGGCAAC includes these proteins:
- a CDS encoding hypothetical protein (Resolvase, N terminal domain); this translates as MKPQAQLKPDKAQVALIYCRVSDRKQKTDGHGLESQEHRCRAYAQEHGYAVEMVFPDDISGGGDFMKRPAMRAMLAYLDSEKDRNYVVIFDDLKRFARDTEFHIKLRREFAQRGELLPIYWTGSGVN